CAGTGGCGCTCCCTGATCACCAATCCGGGTCGCCCGTTGACCAACAAGGCCATTCAGGGCCAGTATCCTCCGGGTTCCACCTTCAAGATGGTCGTTGCCCTGGCCGGTCTGGCCGAAGGCAAGATCGGAGCCAATGACCGGGTGGTCTGCAATGGTCACATCGAACGGGAAAAAGTGCGCTTTCATTGCTGGAAAAAGAGTGGTCACGGTTCCGTGGATCTGGTCCAGGCCATCGCCCAATCCTGCGATGTCTATTTTTATCGCCTGGCGGACAAGATCGGCATCGATGCCCTGGAGCGTTATGCCCGAAAATTCGGCTTCGGTGAACTTTCCGGTATTCGTCTGGTGGGTGAACGTCCGGGATTGATGCCATCACGGGAGTGGAAACGGGCCAGGCAGCGTGCCCCGTGGTATCCGGGAGAGACCCTGATCACGGCCATCGGTCAGGGTTATGTCATGGCGACGCCCGTGCAGTTGGCCAGCATGGTGGCCACCATTGCCAATGGCGGCATCCTGTATCAGCCGGCCATGGTGCGTCCGGGCAACAAGTCAACCGCCGTGGTGCGGCGACGGATTCGCATCGATCCCCAGCATCTGGCCCTGGTCAAACATGGCATGGAAGAGGTTCTCAATGGTTCGCGTGGCACGGCCCGCCAGGCCGCACCCAAGGGCGTGCGTGCTGCCGGCAAAACCGGAACTTCCCAGGTCGTGCGCCAAAAGCGGGAAGAGAGCGGCAAGGCCATTCCCTCGAGTGATCCACGGTTCCAGGATCACGCCCTTTTTGTCTGTTATGCCCCGGTGGAGTCTCCCGAACTGGCCATTGCCGTGATCATTGAACATGGTGGTCATGGCAGCTCAGCCGCAGCACCGGTGGCACGGGATATTCTTGAGCGCCATTTTGCCCGGAAAAATGCCGGTCTGGAGACTTGAGATTCATGGCCCGCGCCGATGACAATAAAAATTTTCTCTCTTCCGAAGATGCCGTCGCCTTGCGTCTGCGCGAACGTCTGGCCCGCTTTCCCTGGGGATTGCTGCTGTTATTGACTCTGGCGGCCTGTATTGGTTTGACAGTGCTTTTTTCCGCCGTGGGTCGGCGCAATATTGGCATGCTGTTCAGTCAAACCGTGCGTTTCGGCTTTTCCCTGGTGCTGATGGTGATTCTGGCCCTGGCCAATGAAAAGGTCTACCGTCGTTATGCCTACCTGATTTATGGCCTGATCCTTTTAATGTTGGTGGCGGTGGCCATCATGGGGGATGTCGGCATGGGGGCACGAAGGTGGTTGGAGATCGGTTTTGTGCGTCTGCAACCTTCGGAACTCATGAAAGCAGCCATTGTTCTGGCCCTGGCGCGCTATTTTCACGACCAGTCCGCCTCCCCTTTGCGGCTGCGGGATGTCCTGATTCCCTTGTGTCTCATCCTGGCTCCTCTGGCTTTGATCGTTCATCAACCCGACCTGGGGACGGCGGTCATTGTGGCGGTCATCAGCGGTGCGGTCATCTTTGTGGCAGGTCTTTCCTGGCATGCCATCCTGGCCACCGTCATCATTGTGCCGGCGTCGTTTCCCCTGCTTTGGAATTTTCTCCATGACTACCAGAAACGCCGCATTTTTACCCTGTTTTTCCCGGAAGACGATCCCCTGGGGGCCGGATATCACATCATCCAATCCAAGATTGCCGTGGGTTCCGGAGGTTTGACCGGCAAGGGGTTCATGGGTGGCAGTCAGAGTCATCTGGACTTTCTTCCCGAGCGGCACACCGATTTTATTTTTTCGGTTTTGGCGGAAGAGTGGGGGTTCCTGGGGGCTGTCATTCTGATCGTCATCTATGGCCTGATCACCTTGCGGGGAATCACCATCGCGGTCATGGCTCGGGACCGGTTCGGCCTGCTCCTGGCCTCGGGATTGCTTTCCCTTTTTCTGTTTCAGGTCATCATCAATATTGGCATGGTCATTGGCTTGTTGCCTGTGGTGGGCATTCCGCTGCCGCTGGTCAGTTATGGAGGCAGCTCCATGATCACCGTCATGCTGGCCATGGGTCTTTTGGCACATGTAAGCATTCACTCCAAACAACACGGTCGCGCTGTTTAGGGAGTTTCCGTGATGAAATTGTCTGACATTGTCCGCCTGCCTGCCAACCGACACGGTCGCGCCGTTTCAGGGAGTTCCCGTGATGAAATTGTCTGACATTGCCCGTCTGCTTGATTTGCAACACTTCGGACCGGATGTGACCATCACCGGTGTTGCGCCCATTGAGTCCGCCGGACCCGGCGATCTGACCTATGTTGCCAAAAAAAATTATCTGGCTCAAACCTCGGCGGCAACAGCCCTTCTGTTGCCGCCGGATCTGGCCGAGGCCACTGACAAGCCAAGGATGGTGACGCCGCATCCGGCCATGGATCTGGGCCGGGCCGGTCGCCTGTTTGCCCTTCCGGAACTGACCGTGACGGGAGTTCACCCGAGCGCCGTCATCGATCCGTCGGCAACGTTGGGGGAGGGGGTCAGCGTGGGTCCGCGGGCCGTCATTGGTTCCCAGGTTGCCATTGGTCCGCAAAGCGTCATCCATGCCGGGGTGGTCATCCATGAACGGTGTGTCATCGGTGCCCGCTGTGTCATTCACAGCAACGCTGTGGTGGGATCCAATGGCTTCGGCTTCGAGTATATTGCCGGTCGCTATGAACGGATCCCCCATTTTGGCACTGTCCTGATCGAAGATGATGTGGAAATCGGTGCCTCCACCACCATCGATCGTGCCCGGTTTGGCGTCACCCGGATCGGCTCCGGTACCCGCATCGACAATCTGGTCCAGATTGCCCATAATGTTCAGATCGGCCACAATGTCATGATCATTTCCCAGGTGGGAATTGCCGGTTCCTGTCAGATAGGCGATGGGGCGGTGCTGGCCGGGCAGGCCGGACTCGTGCCTCATGTCACCATTGGTGCAGGTGCCCGGGTCGGGGCAAGTACCGGTGTGGCCACGGATGTTCCCCCCGGGGTGGCATGGTCCGGCTGGTGGGGCAAGGAACATCGACGCAACATGGTGGAAGTCAACTGCATGCGTCAGTTGCCCGAGTTTATGAAACTGGTCAGAAGCTTCATGAAAAAATCGGAGGGTTGAACCCATGACCATGGAGCCTCACGTTCGTCAGCGGTATTCCCAGGGGGCACAGGAGGTCGTCCCGGCCTTGTGCTGTCCGGTAGAGTATGACGCCAATCTTTTGGCACTTCTGCCCCGGGAAATCATTGAGCGGGACTATGGCTGTGGGGATCCATCCCGGTATGTGCAATCCGGCGACACGGTCCTGGATCTGGGTTCCGGCACCGGCAAGATTTGTTATCTGGCGGCCCAGCTTGTGGGTCCGACGGGGCGGGTTATTGGCATTGACATGAATGACGACATGCTCGCCCTGGCACGCAAGTACCAGCCGGAAATGGCCCGTAAGCTGGGAGGGGATCGGGTCTCTTTCCACAAGGGCCGCATCCAGGATCTGGCCCTGGATCTGGAGGCCTTGGGTGTCTGGTTGGCAGCACATCCAGTCACCGATCTGACTTCCCTGGACGCCTTTGAACAAAAGCAGCATGAAATGCGTCGTGACTCTCCCATGATACCGGATGCCTCGGTGGACCTCGTCGTCTCAAACTGCGTCCTCAATCTGGTGGATGATGCCCAAAAAACCAGCTTGATCCAGGAAATCTACCGGGTTCTCAAACCGGGTGGGCGGGCTGCCATTTCCGACATTGTGGCCGATGCTCCGGTTCCGCAATCCCTGAAGCAGATTCCAGAGCTTTGGAGCGGTTGCATTTCCGGAGCTTTCGAAGAGTATGAGTTTGTCAAAACTTTCCGGGATGCGGGTTTCACCGGCATGGCTTTTGACAAGTGGGACGGCAAACCCTGGCAGATTGTGGGCGGCATCGAATTTCGTTCCGTGACCTTGACGGCTGTCAAACAACCCGTTGCCCGGCAACAAACCGAGGGTGGCCATGCCGTTCTCTATCGGGGTCCCTTTGCCAGCATCGAGGATGATCTGGGCAACCGTTTTCCGGTCGGGGAGCGGATGGCTGTTTCGCGCGAGGTATACGAGCGCCTGGGTACCCCCCCTTTTGAGAAACATTTTGTGCGTTTTGCCCCATTGCGGGCGCAGCTTCCCACGCCCTATCTTGTACCGCCCGGTACCCTCCGCCCGGCAGCGGTCACCCGAGGCAACCCGGCCCGGGTCGAAGAGATCGAGGTGGCGTCGGCCTGTGGGCCGACAGGCAAGGGAGGTCGGTGCTGTT
This sequence is a window from Magnetococcales bacterium. Protein-coding genes within it:
- the lpxD gene encoding UDP-3-O-(3-hydroxymyristoyl)glucosamine N-acyltransferase produces the protein MKLSDIARLLDLQHFGPDVTITGVAPIESAGPGDLTYVAKKNYLAQTSAATALLLPPDLAEATDKPRMVTPHPAMDLGRAGRLFALPELTVTGVHPSAVIDPSATLGEGVSVGPRAVIGSQVAIGPQSVIHAGVVIHERCVIGARCVIHSNAVVGSNGFGFEYIAGRYERIPHFGTVLIEDDVEIGASTTIDRARFGVTRIGSGTRIDNLVQIAHNVQIGHNVMIISQVGIAGSCQIGDGAVLAGQAGLVPHVTIGAGARVGASTGVATDVPPGVAWSGWWGKEHRRNMVEVNCMRQLPEFMKLVRSFMKKSEG
- a CDS encoding methyltransferase domain-containing protein translates to MTMEPHVRQRYSQGAQEVVPALCCPVEYDANLLALLPREIIERDYGCGDPSRYVQSGDTVLDLGSGTGKICYLAAQLVGPTGRVIGIDMNDDMLALARKYQPEMARKLGGDRVSFHKGRIQDLALDLEALGVWLAAHPVTDLTSLDAFEQKQHEMRRDSPMIPDASVDLVVSNCVLNLVDDAQKTSLIQEIYRVLKPGGRAAISDIVADAPVPQSLKQIPELWSGCISGAFEEYEFVKTFRDAGFTGMAFDKWDGKPWQIVGGIEFRSVTLTAVKQPVARQQTEGGHAVLYRGPFASIEDDLGNRFPVGERMAVSREVYERLGTPPFEKHFVRFAPLRAQLPTPYLVPPGTLRPAAVTRGNPARVEEIEVASACGPTGKGGRCC
- the rodA gene encoding rod shape-determining protein RodA; translation: MARADDNKNFLSSEDAVALRLRERLARFPWGLLLLLTLAACIGLTVLFSAVGRRNIGMLFSQTVRFGFSLVLMVILALANEKVYRRYAYLIYGLILLMLVAVAIMGDVGMGARRWLEIGFVRLQPSELMKAAIVLALARYFHDQSASPLRLRDVLIPLCLILAPLALIVHQPDLGTAVIVAVISGAVIFVAGLSWHAILATVIIVPASFPLLWNFLHDYQKRRIFTLFFPEDDPLGAGYHIIQSKIAVGSGGLTGKGFMGGSQSHLDFLPERHTDFIFSVLAEEWGFLGAVILIVIYGLITLRGITIAVMARDRFGLLLASGLLSLFLFQVIINIGMVIGLLPVVGIPLPLVSYGGSSMITVMLAMGLLAHVSIHSKQHGRAV